Below is a window of Leucobacter chromiiresistens DNA.
TCGGGGTACGGCGGCCGCGCCTCGACCGCGTCGCCGTTCGAGAGCACGACGGTGTTCTGCTGCGGATTGCCCACCTGCAGCATGCCGGTCGCGCCGAACGCCTCCATGCGCTGGTCGTAGCCGATGGCGCTGTGGCGCGAGTTCACGATCGTGACGATCGCACCCGACTCCGTCTGGAGCGTCACGACGGCGGTGTCGAAGTCGCCGTGCTCGCGCGCGCCGGCGTCGAAGGTGCGCGCGCCGGTGGCGCTGACGGCGACGATGCGGTCGTCGCTCGTGAAGAAGCGCGCCATGTCGAAGTCGTGGATCGTCATGTCGCGGAAGATGCCTCCCGACACCCCGATGTACTCCGCCGGAGGCGCTGCCGGGTCGCGGCTGATGATGATCAGCTGCTCGAGCGCGCCGATCTCCCCCGCGCGCACCCGGGCGCGGGCGGAGGCGTGATTCGGGTCGAAGCGCCGGTTGAATCCGAGCGCGACCGGCACGCCGCTCGCCGCGATCAGCGGGCGCAGGGCGTCGACGCGGGCGATGTCGAGGTCGATCGGCTTCTCGCACAGCACGGGCAGGCCGGCGCGCACGGAGGCCTCGATGAGGTCGACGTGGGTGGGGGTCGGTGAGGCGATGAGGATCGCATCGACCTCGCCCGACGCGATGAGCTGCTCGGCGGATTCGGTGGCGATCGCCCCGTACCGCTCGGCGACCGCGCTCGCGCCCGCGATGAAGGGGTCGGCCACCCACGAGAGCACCGCCTCGGGAGAGGCGGCGATGCTCGCGGCGTGCACCTGGCCGATGCGGCCGGTTCCGATGAGTCCGATGCGTACGGGTTGCTGCGTCATTGCGGTTCCCTTGGGTCTCGTGCGGTTCGGTAGCGGTTCTGCGGCGCTGCGAAGGCCGGGGGGCTCGGACGCGGTGCGGGCCGCATGCCCGCGCGAACGAAATGTTCGTACAAACTCTGATTGTAGGGCGCGGCGGGGTCGGTGCGCCACCTGCGCCCTGCCGGGCGTGGGGCCGGGGGCGGGGCGGGGGTGCCCCGGGGTGAGCAGTTCTTGCGACGCATACCTGCGTACGAGTACCGCAACTGCTCACCCTCGCTCGTCTCCTCTCGGGCGGTGAGCGCTTTCTGCGACCGCAAGCCGGGTTCGAATGCAGCAACTACTCACCCGGGGGAGGGCGCCACCCGGAAAGGGGGGCGACGATCACGAGCGGATGCCGACGCTCGGGCAGGCGAACGGGACCGCGGGGCGGGCGAGGAACGGCGCGCTACACGGGGCGGGGCGATGGCGCGCAGGGCGCCGTGGACCCGCGGACGACGAGGCGCGGGGCGAAGGTGCGCGATCCCACGGGCGAACCCGTGACCTCGTCAGCAGAACGCCCGCACGCGCGTTCGACCCCCGCGTCGTCTTCCGCGACGGCCCCCGCGTCGCCCCCACTGGTCGCGGGGCCCCGGCTCCCGTCGGCGAGCAGCGCGAGCAGCGCCTCCCCCGCGCGCTCGCCGAGCTCCCGCGGATCTCCGCTGATCGTCGTCAGCGAGACGATGCCGTAGGCGGCGAGCGGGGAGTCGTCGTAGCCGACGACCGACACTCGGGACGGCACCGCGAGCCCCGCAGCGCGGGCCGCTGCGATCGCCCCGACCGCCATGGGGTCGTTCACCGCGAACACCGCAGTGGGCGCCTCGCGGAACCCCGCGCGCGGCAGCGCCTCACCCGACCCCGACCCCGACCCAACCCCGAACAGCGCCGAGGCCGCCGCTCGGGCAGCGCGCTCCTCGTTGACGTCGGCGTGCACGATCGAGGGCGCGAGCCCGGCGTCCGCCATCGCCTCGCGGTACCCGGTTTCGCGCGCCGCCGCACTCGCCCCGGGGCCCGAGATGCAGGCGATGGTGCGATGTCCGAGTTCCACGAGGTGGCGAGTGGCGATCCGGCCCCCCGCCACCTCGTCGCTCGCGATGACCGGAACGTCGGCCGCGCCGACGGCTCGGATGCCGAGCACGACGGCAGGCACGCCCGCG
It encodes the following:
- the iolG gene encoding inositol 2-dehydrogenase encodes the protein MTQQPVRIGLIGTGRIGQVHAASIAASPEAVLSWVADPFIAGASAVAERYGAIATESAEQLIASGEVDAILIASPTPTHVDLIEASVRAGLPVLCEKPIDLDIARVDALRPLIAASGVPVALGFNRRFDPNHASARARVRAGEIGALEQLIIISRDPAAPPAEYIGVSGGIFRDMTIHDFDMARFFTSDDRIVAVSATGARTFDAGAREHGDFDTAVVTLQTESGAIVTIVNSRHSAIGYDQRMEAFGATGMLQVGNPQQNTVVLSNGDAVEARPPYPEFFLERYATAYAAELGEFVRLVRGEPSTSPTFDDGRAALILADAAQRSAETGATVGVEL
- a CDS encoding LacI family DNA-binding transcriptional regulator, with amino-acid sequence MRRPTIYDVAERAGVSKSLVSLVLRDSPKVSAEKREAVLAAISELDYTPSRLAAGLAGTRTRSVGVVIDDFSNLWFVDALAGLRASLGREGYALSVADAHLNAHLGVDPIDAFRALRVDGLVLAGEASGDAVQRAGVPAVVLGIRAVGAADVPVIASDEVAGGRIATRHLVELGHRTIACISGPGASAAARETGYREAMADAGLAPSIVHADVNEERAARAAASALFGVGSGSGSGEALPRAGFREAPTAVFAVNDPMAVGAIAAARAAGLAVPSRVSVVGYDDSPLAAYGIVSLTTISGDPRELGERAGEALLALLADGSRGPATSGGDAGAVAEDDAGVERACGRSADEVTGSPVGSRTFAPRLVVRGSTAPCAPSPRPV